One Sodalis praecaptivus DNA segment encodes these proteins:
- the dgoD gene encoding galactonate dehydratase has product MKVTKLTTYRLPPRWMFLKIETDEGIVGWGEPVIEGRAKSVEAAVHELGEYVIGKDPARINDIWQTLYRAGFYRGGPILMSAIAGIDQALWDIKGKALGVPVYQLLGGLVRDRIKAYSWVGGDRPADVIAGMKKLTEIGFDTFKLNGCEEMGLLDNSRKVDAAVAVAAQVREALGNDIEFGLDFHGRVNAPMAKVLIKELEPYRPLFIEEPVLAEQAEYYPLLAAQTSIPIAAGERMFSRFDFKRVLANGGLAIAQPDLSHAGGITECMKIASMAEAYDVTLAPHCPLGPIALASCLHVDFASYNAVLQEQSMGIHYNQGAELLDYVINKEDFAMNDGYFYPLNKPGLGVDINEELVIERSKNAPDWRNPVWRYPDGSVAEW; this is encoded by the coding sequence ATGAAAGTAACCAAATTGACCACCTATCGGCTGCCGCCGCGCTGGATGTTTCTCAAAATAGAGACGGATGAAGGCATCGTCGGCTGGGGCGAGCCCGTTATCGAAGGCCGCGCGAAGAGCGTTGAAGCTGCGGTGCATGAGTTGGGCGAATATGTGATTGGCAAGGATCCCGCCCGTATCAACGATATTTGGCAGACCTTATACCGCGCGGGTTTTTACCGCGGCGGACCTATATTGATGAGCGCTATCGCCGGTATCGATCAGGCGCTGTGGGACATCAAAGGTAAAGCGTTAGGTGTGCCTGTTTATCAACTGCTGGGCGGCCTGGTACGGGATCGTATTAAAGCCTATAGCTGGGTCGGCGGCGACCGCCCGGCGGACGTTATCGCCGGCATGAAGAAACTGACCGAGATTGGTTTTGATACTTTCAAGCTCAACGGCTGCGAGGAGATGGGGCTGCTGGATAATTCACGTAAGGTGGATGCGGCGGTAGCGGTGGCGGCCCAGGTGCGTGAAGCTCTCGGTAATGACATTGAGTTCGGTCTCGATTTCCACGGCCGGGTCAATGCGCCCATGGCCAAGGTGCTGATAAAAGAGTTGGAGCCCTATCGGCCGTTATTTATTGAGGAGCCGGTTCTGGCGGAACAAGCGGAATATTATCCTTTGCTGGCGGCGCAAACCTCTATACCCATCGCCGCCGGCGAGCGGATGTTCTCGCGCTTTGATTTCAAGCGGGTGTTGGCCAACGGCGGCCTGGCGATTGCACAGCCCGATTTGTCCCACGCCGGTGGTATCACCGAGTGTATGAAAATTGCCTCTATGGCGGAAGCCTATGATGTGACCCTGGCGCCACATTGTCCGCTGGGGCCAATTGCGCTCGCATCCTGCCTGCATGTTGACTTTGCCTCTTATAATGCCGTACTGCAGGAGCAAAGTATGGGTATTCATTATAATCAGGGCGCCGAATTATTGGACTATGTTATCAATAAAGAGGATTTCGCCATGAATGACGGTTATTTTTACCCGCTAAATAAGCCTGGACTTGGCGTGGATATCAATGAGGAATTGGTCATTGAGCGCAGTAAAAATGCCCCAGACTGGCGTAACCCGGTATGGCGCTATCCTGATGGATCGGTGGCTGAATGGTAA
- a CDS encoding MFS transporter produces the protein MDTVITARPTRRRYLTLFMIFITVVICYVDRANLAVASAHIQQEFGIDKAQMGYIFSAFAWTYTICQIPGGWFLDRVGSKLTYFIAIFGWSVATLAQGFATGLGSLIGLRALTGLFEAPAFPTNNRMVTSWFPERERASAVGLFTSGQFVGLAFLTPLLIWVQEVLSWHWVFILTGGIGIVWALIWFVVYQSPRKSRGINAAELEYIKAGGGLVDGDAPVEKKNRLPMTRADWKMVFNRKLVGVYLGQFAVTSTLWFFLTWFPNYLTQEKHIAALTAGFMTTVPFLAAFFGVILSGYFADRMVRAGKSLGFARKTPIICGLLLSTCIMGANYTNDPVWIMVLMALAFFGNGFASITWSLVSSLAPLRLIGLTGGVFNFVGGLGGITVPLVVGYLAQDYGFAPALIYIAVVALLGALSYLLLVGEVKRVGEA, from the coding sequence ATGGACACTGTCATCACCGCGCGCCCCACCCGGAGGCGCTATCTTACGCTGTTTATGATTTTTATTACCGTCGTTATTTGTTATGTAGACCGAGCTAATTTGGCTGTCGCCTCGGCCCATATTCAACAAGAATTCGGTATCGATAAAGCGCAAATGGGTTATATTTTTTCCGCTTTTGCCTGGACCTATACGATTTGCCAAATTCCCGGCGGCTGGTTTCTGGACCGGGTGGGTTCCAAACTCACCTATTTTATCGCCATTTTCGGCTGGTCGGTCGCCACCCTGGCCCAGGGTTTCGCCACCGGACTCGGCAGTTTGATTGGTCTGCGCGCGCTTACCGGCCTGTTTGAAGCGCCGGCGTTCCCGACCAATAACCGGATGGTGACAAGCTGGTTCCCCGAACGGGAACGCGCCTCGGCGGTGGGGCTGTTCACCTCCGGTCAGTTTGTCGGTCTGGCGTTCCTCACGCCGCTGTTAATTTGGGTACAGGAAGTGCTGAGCTGGCACTGGGTGTTTATTCTGACCGGTGGTATCGGCATTGTGTGGGCGCTCATCTGGTTCGTGGTCTATCAATCACCGCGTAAAAGCCGCGGGATCAATGCCGCCGAGTTGGAATATATCAAAGCCGGCGGCGGTCTGGTGGACGGCGATGCGCCGGTGGAGAAAAAAAATCGGCTACCCATGACCCGCGCTGACTGGAAAATGGTGTTCAACCGCAAGCTGGTGGGCGTGTATTTAGGGCAGTTCGCCGTCACCTCTACGTTGTGGTTTTTCCTGACCTGGTTCCCAAATTATTTGACCCAGGAAAAGCATATCGCCGCCCTGACGGCAGGTTTTATGACCACCGTGCCGTTCCTGGCCGCCTTTTTCGGCGTGATTTTGTCCGGTTACTTTGCCGATCGAATGGTGCGCGCCGGAAAATCACTGGGTTTTGCCCGTAAAACGCCGATTATCTGCGGGTTGTTGCTGTCCACCTGTATCATGGGGGCGAACTATACCAACGATCCTGTCTGGATTATGGTGCTGATGGCGCTGGCCTTCTTCGGCAATGGCTTCGCTTCCATCACCTGGTCGCTGGTCTCGTCTCTGGCGCCGTTACGTCTGATTGGCCTGACCGGCGGCGTGTTTAATTTTGTTGGCGGTTTGGGCGGCATCACCGTACCGCTGGTCGTGGGCTATCTGGCGCAGGATTACGGTTTCGCGCCGGCGCTGATTTACATCGCCGTGGTAGCGCTGTTAGGCGCGCTCTCCTATCTGCTGCTGGTGGGTGAAGTGAAACGCGTGGGGGAAGCTTAA
- a CDS encoding ankyrin repeat domain-containing protein, which yields MDIASVVSGGFNAREATMPGAATPPAPSPMAARLQGCANCPELPSPLLTLPPELLSLIFAKLDLGSLLAVSQAHPHLRAPARQACRRYRHERLPEVIAALIDQHGLPLLRFCQRSGLNINPGNEPDVGIRRLMTLLMYNGEDDLLATLLATPGADTCARLRGASGDTLLLELLDCLPPLTNSILALLAHPQQDVNAPDRSGETPLMKVMRLGHLPLAQALLARPELTTANAADNQGRTMLIQAALQGDSALVAAFLRRPDCALGAVCRQGNNALMSAAAQGHVSVVTTLVHDGRQGVNQVNREGLSALWLAVTADHVLTVEVLLKHPAIAIAAPNARGYCVLQQAVIDGQYRMVNALLAHPHMPVAQRDARGGTLLHLAARYGRSLVIRILLTRTRLDRNSRDHQGQTALGLAAAGDHTSALTALLPCPQSELNARDNLGRTALLLAAAGGAQHTLRQLLAVAGVDIAAADIFGFTALILAASAGHTGAVRLLLAHPATPVNARDRTGASALMWAAHSGSLAPVRLLLAHPTIMPNLATARGATPLLAACEQGQRQTVALLLAHRLLAVNAADDRGKTALMAAAANGHRHIVRQLLRRRDIAPYLTDRAGLNAIDYAVRGGHPAIADLVRKHGALGGVAQLWAISYHLLN from the coding sequence ATGGACATTGCTTCGGTTGTCAGCGGGGGGTTTAACGCAAGGGAGGCCACGATGCCCGGCGCCGCCACGCCGCCGGCGCCTTCGCCGATGGCGGCCAGGCTTCAGGGCTGCGCCAATTGTCCTGAGTTGCCCTCCCCGCTGCTAACCTTACCGCCCGAGCTTTTGAGCCTCATTTTTGCCAAACTCGATCTCGGCAGCCTGCTTGCGGTATCGCAAGCGCATCCCCATCTGCGAGCCCCCGCCCGCCAAGCCTGCCGGCGCTATCGGCATGAGCGTTTGCCGGAGGTCATCGCCGCGCTCATCGACCAGCATGGCCTGCCGCTGCTGCGCTTTTGCCAGCGCAGCGGATTGAATATTAACCCGGGTAATGAACCGGACGTCGGCATCAGACGCCTGATGACGCTTTTGATGTACAACGGTGAGGACGACCTGCTGGCCACGCTGTTGGCGACACCGGGAGCCGACACCTGCGCCCGCCTGCGCGGCGCCAGCGGCGATACGCTGCTGCTGGAACTTTTAGACTGTCTGCCGCCGCTGACCAACAGTATCCTTGCGCTATTGGCCCATCCACAACAGGATGTGAACGCCCCCGACCGCAGCGGTGAGACGCCGCTAATGAAAGTGATGCGGCTAGGCCATTTGCCGCTGGCGCAGGCGCTGCTGGCTCGCCCTGAACTGACGACGGCGAACGCTGCGGATAACCAGGGCCGCACGATGCTGATACAGGCGGCGCTGCAAGGCGATAGCGCGCTGGTCGCCGCATTTCTGCGCCGTCCCGATTGCGCCCTCGGCGCGGTGTGCCGTCAGGGCAATAACGCGCTGATGTCGGCGGCGGCGCAGGGTCACGTCAGCGTGGTGACAACATTGGTCCATGACGGCCGCCAGGGCGTGAATCAGGTCAACCGGGAGGGCCTTTCCGCGCTGTGGCTGGCGGTGACGGCCGATCATGTTCTGACGGTCGAAGTGCTGCTAAAGCACCCCGCCATCGCCATTGCGGCGCCGAACGCGCGCGGCTATTGCGTGTTACAGCAGGCGGTCATCGATGGCCAGTACCGGATGGTGAATGCCCTGCTCGCGCATCCCCACATGCCGGTGGCGCAGCGGGACGCCAGAGGCGGTACCCTGCTGCACCTGGCGGCAAGGTATGGCCGTAGCCTGGTCATCAGGATACTGCTGACGCGCACGCGGCTGGATCGCAACAGCCGAGATCATCAGGGCCAGACGGCGCTTGGACTGGCGGCGGCGGGAGATCACACCAGCGCGCTCACGGCGCTTTTGCCTTGCCCGCAAAGCGAGCTCAACGCCCGGGATAATCTGGGCCGGACCGCCCTGCTGCTGGCGGCGGCCGGCGGCGCCCAGCACACCCTGCGACAGCTGCTTGCCGTTGCGGGCGTCGATATCGCCGCGGCGGATATTTTTGGTTTCACCGCTCTGATACTGGCCGCCAGCGCGGGGCATACCGGGGCGGTCCGTCTGCTGCTGGCCCATCCGGCGACGCCGGTCAACGCCCGCGATCGCACTGGCGCCAGCGCACTTATGTGGGCTGCGCATAGCGGCTCATTAGCGCCGGTACGATTGTTACTGGCGCATCCAACCATCATGCCCAACCTGGCCACCGCGCGCGGCGCCACTCCCCTGCTAGCCGCCTGCGAGCAAGGACAGCGCCAAACGGTAGCCTTACTGCTTGCCCATCGGTTGCTGGCGGTCAATGCCGCTGACGACCGGGGCAAAACCGCGCTCATGGCGGCGGCGGCAAATGGTCATCGCCATATTGTGCGACAGTTGCTGCGCCGGCGGGATATCGCGCCCTATCTCACCGATAGGGCGGGCTTGAACGCGATAGATTATGCCGTGCGCGGCGGCCATCCCGCCATCGCCGACCTGGTGCGCAAACACGGCGCGTTGGGCGGCGTCGCGCAGCTCTGGGCGATCAGTTATCATCTGCTTAACTGA
- a CDS encoding YceK/YidQ family lipoprotein, which translates to MLRKVLFVVTAGCTVLGTSGCSSVMTHTGPYQGYYPGTRASMQVLRDKDSNWCIRPLAAIDLPFSAVLDTVLLPYDYFRRDSNTDEESPRSRMLHSHQHERATPPKDD; encoded by the coding sequence ATGTTAAGAAAGGTCTTGTTTGTCGTAACAGCAGGATGCACCGTGCTGGGCACTAGCGGCTGCTCCAGCGTCATGACGCATACCGGCCCCTATCAGGGCTATTATCCCGGCACCCGCGCCAGTATGCAGGTTTTACGCGACAAAGACAGTAACTGGTGCATCCGCCCACTGGCGGCCATAGACTTGCCCTTCTCGGCGGTGTTGGACACGGTGTTGTTACCCTATGACTACTTCCGCCGCGATAGCAATACCGATGAGGAGTCTCCCCGCTCGCGCATGTTGCACAGCCACCAGCATGAGCGCGCCACCCCCCCCAAGGACGACTAA
- the ibpA gene encoding small heat shock chaperone IbpA: MRNFDFSPLYRSAIGFDRLVNLLEAGQGQGNGGYPPYNVELVSENQYRIAIAVAGFAESELEITAHDNLLTVKGAHASDQNGRHYLYQGIAERNFERKFQLAEHIQIKGAQLANGLLFIDLERVVPETLKPRRIEIK; encoded by the coding sequence ATGCGTAATTTCGATTTTTCACCGCTGTATCGTTCCGCCATCGGTTTCGACCGCCTGGTTAATCTGCTGGAAGCAGGCCAGGGTCAGGGCAACGGCGGTTATCCCCCTTATAATGTTGAATTGGTCAGCGAAAATCAGTACCGCATCGCCATTGCGGTCGCCGGCTTTGCCGAAAGCGAGCTGGAGATTACCGCCCATGACAATCTCCTAACGGTAAAAGGCGCTCACGCCAGCGATCAAAACGGACGTCACTATTTATACCAAGGCATTGCCGAGCGCAATTTTGAGCGTAAATTCCAATTAGCTGAACATATACAAATAAAAGGCGCTCAGTTGGCGAACGGCCTGCTGTTTATAGATTTGGAACGCGTGGTACCGGAAACCTTAAAGCCGCGCCGTATTGAAATAAAATAA
- the ibpB gene encoding small heat shock chaperone IbpB: protein MRNYDLSPLFRQWIGFDKLASNIQDDFQGVSYPPYNIEKGDDNHYRITLALAGFTQQELSIELEGPRLTIKGKPALADKEVHYLHQGLVCKEFSLSFTLAEHMTVTQADFTHGLLNIDLERHIPESLQPRRVAIGSSAQRPALQDRTLDAE, encoded by the coding sequence ATGCGTAACTATGATCTTTCTCCATTATTCCGTCAGTGGATCGGCTTTGATAAATTGGCCAGCAATATACAAGACGATTTTCAGGGGGTAAGTTATCCTCCGTACAATATTGAAAAAGGCGATGATAATCATTATCGCATTACCCTGGCGCTAGCCGGTTTTACCCAGCAGGAATTGTCGATTGAGCTGGAAGGCCCGCGCCTGACCATTAAAGGTAAACCCGCGCTGGCGGACAAAGAGGTGCATTATTTGCATCAAGGGCTGGTCTGCAAAGAATTCTCCCTCAGCTTCACGCTGGCGGAGCATATGACGGTAACCCAAGCTGATTTCACCCACGGTCTGCTTAATATCGATTTGGAGCGGCATATTCCCGAATCATTGCAGCCGCGACGTGTGGCCATTGGGAGCTCGGCGCAGCGTCCGGCGCTACAAGATCGCACGCTGGATGCTGAATAA
- a CDS encoding valine--pyruvate transaminase codes for MTFSRFGNKFTQHSGIAQLMDDMNEGLRTPGAIMLGGGNPAAIPAMEQYFHALWREMLDDGSMSEALCNYDGPQGKDTLLTSLAALLRKEFDWPITAANIALTNGSQSAFFYLFNLFAGRGEDGTLRRVLFPLAPEYLGYSDAGLEENMFVATKPTLSLLPEGQFKYHVDFEHLKVGDDIGLICVSRPTNPTGNVITDEELLKLDALARQHQVPLLIDNAYGLPFPGLIFTDARPLWNPNIILCMSLSKLGLPGVRGGIVIAGEAVIKALGNINGIISLAPGGIGPAMLNSMIRRGDLLRLCEEVIRPFYRRRVDEAIACIRRWLPPARCLIHKPEGAIFLWLWFPDLPISTDALYQRLKQRGVLMVPGHYFFPGLDQEWHHSHQCLRMNYVPEAEKIERGIAILAEEVARAHRETVG; via the coding sequence ATGACTTTTTCCCGATTCGGCAATAAATTTACCCAACATTCCGGTATCGCCCAACTCATGGACGACATGAACGAGGGTCTACGTACCCCCGGCGCCATCATGCTCGGCGGCGGCAATCCGGCGGCCATCCCCGCGATGGAGCAGTACTTCCACGCCTTGTGGCGCGAGATGCTCGATGACGGTTCAATGAGCGAGGCGCTGTGCAATTATGACGGCCCGCAGGGCAAGGATACGCTCCTGACCTCACTGGCCGCCCTGCTGCGCAAGGAATTCGATTGGCCCATTACGGCGGCCAATATCGCGCTGACCAACGGCAGCCAGAGCGCCTTTTTCTATCTGTTCAATCTCTTCGCCGGCCGCGGTGAAGACGGCACGCTGCGCCGGGTCCTGTTTCCACTGGCGCCGGAGTATCTCGGTTATAGCGATGCGGGGCTTGAGGAAAACATGTTCGTTGCGACAAAACCGACCCTCTCCCTGCTCCCTGAAGGCCAGTTTAAATACCATGTGGATTTCGAGCATCTGAAGGTGGGCGACGATATTGGCCTTATCTGCGTCTCGCGGCCGACCAATCCGACCGGCAACGTCATTACCGACGAGGAACTGCTAAAGCTGGACGCGCTGGCGCGGCAGCATCAGGTACCGTTGCTGATTGATAACGCATACGGACTGCCGTTCCCGGGACTGATTTTCACCGACGCCCGACCGCTGTGGAATCCCAATATTATCCTGTGCATGAGCCTGTCCAAGCTGGGACTACCGGGCGTGCGCGGCGGTATCGTCATCGCCGGTGAAGCCGTTATCAAGGCATTGGGAAATATCAACGGCATTATCAGCCTGGCGCCGGGCGGCATCGGGCCGGCAATGCTCAATAGCATGATTCGGCGGGGCGATCTGCTGCGCCTGTGCGAAGAGGTTATCCGGCCGTTTTATCGCCGCCGCGTTGATGAGGCCATCGCCTGTATACGCCGCTGGCTGCCGCCGGCGCGCTGCCTGATCCATAAGCCGGAAGGCGCGATATTTCTTTGGCTGTGGTTTCCCGATCTGCCTATCTCCACCGACGCGCTCTACCAGCGCCTAAAGCAGCGCGGGGTGCTGATGGTGCCTGGCCACTACTTTTTCCCCGGGCTTGATCAAGAGTGGCATCACAGCCATCAGTGCCTGCGTATGAATTATGTGCCGGAAGCGGAAAAAATCGAGCGCGGCATTGCCATTCTGGCGGAAGAAGTGGCGCGCGCCCATCGCGAGACGGTGGGCTAA
- a CDS encoding AI-2E family transporter produces the protein MSVSETRLKATSYLLMFLFITLIIPLHLFPCFIAGFLAYEVIISLTPWFERLVGSGRARWVVVTLIAAFVVIAMTLGIVSLVSFLTSDIQRGIDITAETNRIFSDVKSRIPDYLPSFLPESAEELKDQLFALVESNLIIIRNMGRSFLHGLITIFIGLIIGAVISLNKPSGRNTYFTQQLLERLHYLSQAFRNIVFAQIKVSLVNTLLTSMMILVLFPLFGVHLPLGKTLIVATFIFGLLPIIGNLISNFMIIISALSISLSVGGVMVLYLILIHKLEYFLNAEIVGSRINAKSWELLLAMLIFEAAFGLEGLVAAPIYYAYLKTELRARELI, from the coding sequence ATGAGCGTAAGTGAGACACGGCTGAAAGCGACCTCTTACCTGTTAATGTTTCTTTTTATCACCCTGATCATCCCGCTACATTTGTTTCCCTGCTTTATCGCCGGCTTTCTGGCGTATGAGGTGATCATATCTCTGACGCCGTGGTTTGAACGCCTGGTCGGCAGCGGCCGCGCCCGCTGGGTAGTGGTGACGCTGATTGCCGCATTTGTGGTCATTGCCATGACGCTGGGGATCGTGAGCCTGGTAAGCTTTTTGACCTCGGACATTCAGCGCGGTATCGACATTACCGCCGAAACCAACCGCATCTTTTCCGATGTGAAAAGCCGCATACCCGATTATCTCCCCTCATTTCTGCCCGAAAGCGCGGAAGAGCTGAAAGATCAGCTCTTCGCCCTGGTCGAATCCAATTTGATCATTATCCGCAATATGGGCCGCTCTTTCTTGCACGGACTGATTACTATTTTCATCGGCCTCATAATCGGCGCGGTGATTTCGCTCAATAAACCGTCCGGTCGTAATACCTACTTCACGCAGCAGCTGCTGGAACGCCTGCATTATCTTTCTCAGGCGTTTCGCAATATCGTCTTCGCCCAAATCAAAGTATCGCTGGTCAACACCCTGCTGACGTCCATGATGATTCTGGTCCTGTTCCCGCTGTTCGGCGTACATCTGCCGCTGGGTAAGACGCTGATTGTGGCAACCTTTATATTCGGCCTGCTGCCGATTATTGGTAATCTTATTTCCAATTTCATGATCATCATCTCGGCGCTCTCCATCTCCTTAAGCGTGGGCGGCGTGATGGTGCTGTACCTCATTTTGATTCACAAGCTGGAATATTTTCTCAATGCCGAGATCGTCGGTAGCCGTATTAATGCCAAATCCTGGGAGCTGCTGCTGGCCATGCTTATCTTCGAGGCGGCGTTTGGTCTGGAAGGGTTGGTGGCGGCGCCGATTTATTACGCCTATCTGAAAACCGAATTACGGGCGCGGGAACTTATCTGA
- the ghrB gene encoding glyoxylate/hydroxypyruvate reductase GhrB: MKPAVILYKPIPEDLRQRLDEHFSVTAFDGLTDDNMQQHAQTLANAVGLIGAGGKVDSALLDRMPALKAASTISVGYDNFDVQALSARGVLLMHTPTVLTDTVADTLMALVLATARRVVESAERVKAGEWQRSIDENWYGVNVHHKTLGVVGMGRIGMALAQRAHAGFDMDVLYYARHQHPEAEKRYDARYCDLDTLLAQSDFVCLILPLTEQTHHLIDAGKLAKMKPGAILINAGRGPVVDEAALIAALENRRLLAAGLDVFEREPLPATSPLLRLPNVVALPHIGSATHETRYNMAADAVNNLITALTGRVEKNCVNPEIIPGR; this comes from the coding sequence ATGAAGCCTGCTGTGATTTTGTATAAACCCATACCGGAAGATTTACGCCAACGTCTCGATGAGCATTTCAGCGTCACGGCGTTCGACGGGCTCACCGACGACAATATGCAGCAACACGCGCAGACCCTGGCGAACGCGGTGGGCCTTATCGGCGCCGGCGGTAAGGTGGATAGCGCGCTGCTTGACCGTATGCCGGCGCTAAAAGCCGCCTCGACGATTTCCGTGGGTTACGACAATTTCGATGTGCAGGCGCTCAGCGCGCGCGGCGTGCTCCTGATGCATACCCCGACCGTTCTGACCGATACCGTGGCGGATACGCTGATGGCGCTGGTGCTCGCCACCGCGCGACGGGTGGTCGAATCGGCCGAGCGGGTCAAAGCCGGCGAATGGCAGCGCAGCATTGACGAAAACTGGTACGGCGTCAATGTCCATCATAAGACCCTCGGCGTCGTGGGCATGGGCCGTATCGGCATGGCGCTGGCGCAGCGCGCGCACGCCGGTTTCGATATGGATGTGCTTTACTATGCGCGCCATCAGCACCCTGAGGCGGAAAAGCGCTACGACGCCCGTTACTGCGATCTCGATACCTTGCTGGCGCAATCGGATTTCGTCTGCTTGATCCTACCGTTGACGGAACAGACGCACCATTTAATCGACGCCGGCAAACTGGCGAAAATGAAGCCCGGCGCCATCCTTATCAATGCGGGCCGCGGTCCGGTGGTGGATGAAGCGGCGCTGATTGCGGCACTGGAAAACCGCCGTCTTCTCGCCGCCGGACTCGATGTGTTCGAGCGAGAGCCGCTGCCGGCCACCTCGCCGCTGCTGCGCCTACCCAATGTCGTGGCGCTGCCGCACATTGGTTCTGCCACGCATGAGACCCGCTACAATATGGCCGCCGACGCGGTGAATAATCTCATCACCGCCCTTACCGGCCGGGTGGAAAAAAATTGCGTTAATCCGGAAATTATCCCCGGCCGTTAG
- a CDS encoding N-acetyltransferase, producing MIRPMRQQDLPAVLTLWLESTTRAHPFIPPAYWQESLPSVRDDYLPAARTWVAERESALAGFISVLCDKVVGALFVAPAHQHAGVGRALMALAQQAYPALTLEVYRRNRHACRFYHRCGFIPIAQRLNAETGHLILTLHWRAGGIMHSSTPPPP from the coding sequence GTGATCCGGCCTATGCGCCAGCAGGATCTGCCGGCGGTGCTGACGCTGTGGCTGGAGAGCACCACCCGCGCGCATCCTTTCATTCCGCCCGCCTATTGGCAGGAGAGTCTGCCGTCGGTGCGCGACGACTATCTGCCCGCCGCCCGTACCTGGGTGGCGGAGCGGGAATCCGCCCTCGCGGGCTTTATCAGCGTGTTGTGCGACAAGGTGGTGGGGGCGCTGTTCGTGGCGCCCGCCCATCAGCACGCCGGGGTGGGGCGGGCGCTGATGGCGCTGGCGCAGCAGGCTTATCCCGCGCTGACGCTGGAAGTTTACCGGCGCAACCGCCACGCCTGCCGATTTTATCATCGCTGCGGATTCATCCCAATTGCGCAGCGGCTCAATGCGGAAACCGGCCATCTCATCCTCACCCTGCACTGGCGCGCCGGCGGCATAATGCATAGCAGCACGCCTCCTCCCCCATGA
- the glyQ gene encoding glycine--tRNA ligase subunit alpha encodes MQKFDPKTFQGLILTLQDYWARQGCTIVQPLDMEVGAGTSHPMTCLRALGPEPIAAAYVQPSRRPTDGRYGENPNRLQHYYQFQVIIKPSPENIQELYLGSLREVGLDPTIHDIRFVEDNWENPTLGAWGLGWEVWLNGMEVTQFTYFQQVGGLECRPVTGEITYGLERLAMYLQGVDSVYDLVWSDGPLGRTTYGDVFHQNEVEQSTYNFEYADVDFLFTCFEQYEKEAQTLLALEKPLPLPAYERILKAAHSFNLLDARKAISVTERQRYILRIRTLTKAVAEAYYASREALGFPMCKKNEK; translated from the coding sequence ATGCAAAAGTTTGATCCCAAGACCTTTCAGGGCCTGATCCTGACGCTCCAGGATTACTGGGCGCGTCAGGGCTGCACCATCGTCCAGCCGCTGGATATGGAAGTCGGCGCGGGGACTTCCCATCCCATGACCTGCCTGCGGGCGCTTGGCCCGGAGCCCATCGCCGCCGCCTATGTACAGCCTTCGCGTCGTCCTACCGATGGCCGCTACGGTGAAAACCCCAACCGGCTGCAGCATTATTACCAGTTTCAGGTCATCATCAAACCTTCGCCGGAGAATATCCAGGAATTATATCTCGGTTCGCTGAGAGAAGTTGGCCTGGATCCCACCATTCACGATATCCGTTTTGTGGAGGACAACTGGGAAAACCCGACATTGGGGGCCTGGGGACTGGGCTGGGAAGTCTGGCTGAACGGCATGGAGGTGACGCAGTTTACCTATTTTCAGCAGGTGGGTGGGCTGGAATGCCGGCCGGTCACGGGGGAAATTACCTACGGGCTTGAGCGTTTGGCGATGTATTTGCAGGGCGTCGACAGCGTCTATGATCTGGTCTGGAGCGACGGCCCGCTGGGCCGTACCACCTATGGCGACGTGTTCCACCAAAACGAAGTCGAGCAATCGACCTACAATTTTGAATATGCCGACGTGGATTTTCTGTTCACCTGCTTTGAACAGTACGAAAAAGAGGCGCAAACCCTGCTGGCCCTGGAAAAACCCCTGCCGCTGCCGGCCTATGAACGTATCCTCAAGGCGGCGCACAGCTTCAATTTGCTGGACGCCCGTAAGGCGATTTCGGTCACGGAACGCCAGCGCTATATTCTACGGATCCGCACCTTGACCAAAGCCGTGGCGGAAGCCTACTACGCTTCACGCGAAGCGCTGGGTTTCCCGATGTGCAAAAAGAATGAGAAATAA